In Methylomonas sp. MK1, the following are encoded in one genomic region:
- a CDS encoding efflux RND transporter periplasmic adaptor subunit has product MAGVVEAASALAPLREELHCLPGPQGLDGAPTWTLHDPANNRFFRIGWQEFEILARWALGQTEAIAQAVNRETTLRLDASQVGAFAQFLLHNNLLRLSGDAGLQRLRQQVAMRKQSWAQWLLHNYLFFKIPLLKPDALLAWLYPRLAWIYSGQFAVLLMGCALLAGFLLSRQWERFLATFPHFFNWSGLAQYFLALMLAKTLHEFGHALTAHRYGCRVPTMGVAFMVMYPMLYTDASETWKLSSRRQRVAIAGAGIAAELGLAVFAALAWSFLADGPLRSGVFLLATSTWIMTLAINLSPFMRFDGYYLLADWLGIENLQPRAFAYNRWHLRRLLFGLDQTLPESLPKHWHWFFIGYAWCTWLYRFFLFLGIALLVYHFFFKLLGLLMMAVEVGWFILRPIWSELAAWKNLGADVWTSPRSRTSLLVLILGIAVLIVPWQGHVNAPALIKAERYAEIYLPTAARLDAWQVKTGQAVKSGELLAQLSSRELDFQARNSSLEGQLVEWQLAYQGLEQNLNQRRQVLLKELESAGAKQAGFRHQQTQLTIQAPFDGLALDLNNQAQAGQWLKEGEALLIVADPRSQLIEAYVAEEDLQAAGQADGAVFYPDQPGMSPITCRVERIDQGGAARIPALLASMHGGDIAARSDAQQQAVPESAVYRIILRPEAESQNLAHFPGERRGSVRLDTPATSLLHRLVRQVATVLVRESGF; this is encoded by the coding sequence ATGGCTGGGGTTGTAGAGGCCGCGTCGGCCCTGGCGCCGCTGCGCGAAGAGTTGCATTGCCTACCCGGGCCTCAAGGTTTGGATGGCGCCCCGACCTGGACCTTGCATGATCCGGCCAATAACCGGTTTTTTCGGATCGGCTGGCAAGAGTTCGAAATTTTAGCGCGCTGGGCCTTGGGGCAAACGGAAGCGATTGCCCAAGCCGTGAACCGCGAAACCACTTTGCGTCTCGATGCGAGTCAGGTCGGCGCATTCGCTCAATTTTTATTGCACAACAACCTGCTGCGCCTGAGCGGCGATGCCGGGCTGCAACGGCTGCGGCAACAGGTGGCGATGCGCAAGCAAAGCTGGGCGCAATGGCTGTTGCATAATTATCTGTTTTTTAAAATTCCCTTGCTAAAACCGGATGCCTTACTGGCTTGGCTGTATCCGCGCTTGGCCTGGATCTACAGCGGGCAATTCGCCGTGTTGTTGATGGGTTGCGCGCTGCTGGCCGGGTTTTTACTGTCCCGGCAATGGGAACGCTTCTTGGCGACATTTCCGCACTTTTTCAATTGGTCCGGGTTGGCGCAATATTTTTTGGCTTTAATGCTGGCCAAGACGCTACATGAATTCGGTCATGCCTTGACCGCGCATCGCTATGGTTGCCGAGTACCGACCATGGGTGTCGCGTTCATGGTGATGTATCCAATGCTGTATACCGACGCCAGCGAAACCTGGAAGCTCAGTTCGCGTCGGCAGCGGGTGGCGATTGCCGGGGCTGGGATTGCCGCCGAGTTGGGCTTGGCGGTATTTGCGGCCTTGGCCTGGAGCTTCCTGGCGGACGGTCCGTTACGTAGCGGGGTGTTTTTATTGGCAACCTCAACCTGGATCATGACGCTGGCCATCAATCTCAGTCCGTTCATGCGCTTCGATGGTTATTATTTGTTGGCCGACTGGTTGGGAATCGAAAATCTGCAACCACGGGCATTTGCCTACAACCGCTGGCATTTACGGCGTTTGCTATTTGGATTGGATCAGACGCTGCCGGAATCGTTACCTAAACACTGGCACTGGTTTTTTATCGGCTATGCCTGGTGCACTTGGTTGTATCGTTTCTTTTTGTTTCTGGGTATCGCACTACTGGTCTATCACTTTTTCTTTAAGTTGTTGGGGCTGTTGATGATGGCGGTGGAAGTGGGGTGGTTTATTCTGCGTCCGATCTGGTCTGAGCTGGCGGCCTGGAAAAACCTGGGAGCCGATGTTTGGACTAGTCCGCGGAGTCGAACCTCTCTGTTGGTACTAATCCTGGGCATCGCGGTTTTGATTGTGCCGTGGCAAGGCCATGTCAATGCGCCGGCACTGATTAAGGCGGAGCGTTACGCCGAAATCTATTTGCCAACCGCGGCGCGCCTGGATGCCTGGCAGGTCAAAACCGGACAAGCGGTGAAAAGCGGCGAGTTGTTGGCGCAACTAAGTTCGCGCGAACTGGATTTTCAAGCCCGCAATTCCTCGCTGGAAGGGCAGTTGGTCGAATGGCAACTGGCATATCAGGGATTGGAGCAAAACTTGAATCAGCGCCGGCAGGTGTTGCTGAAGGAACTGGAATCGGCCGGCGCAAAGCAAGCCGGTTTTCGGCATCAGCAAACCCAGTTAACGATACAAGCACCGTTTGACGGCTTGGCGTTGGATTTAAACAACCAGGCCCAAGCGGGGCAGTGGTTGAAGGAAGGCGAGGCCTTATTGATTGTAGCCGATCCGCGCAGCCAATTGATCGAAGCCTATGTGGCCGAAGAGGATTTACAGGCGGCGGGGCAGGCCGATGGTGCGGTGTTTTATCCCGATCAACCGGGGATGTCACCGATAACCTGCCGAGTGGAGCGTATCGATCAAGGCGGGGCGGCTCGGATCCCGGCGCTGTTGGCTTCGATGCACGGCGGCGATATTGCTGCCCGGTCCGATGCGCAGCAACAAGCTGTGCCGGAAAGCGCCGTTTACCGCATCATCTTAAGGCCGGAGGCTGAGAGTCAGAACCTCGCTCATTTTCCGGGGGAAAGGCGTGGTAGTGTCAGACTGGATACTCCCGCCACTAGTCTGTTGCATCGTCTTGTCCGGCAAGTGGCGACGGTGCTGGTACGCGAATCCGGGTTTTAA
- a CDS encoding efflux RND transporter periplasmic adaptor subunit → MQQEDPQQRQLRGLALLLQLQRKARAAEDLAALGFVIVNESRSLVEYRQAALWLDRPMQPVAAVSGIAQLDAQAPYIVWLNDVCRRQFQTGNNSTYQLLNADDLPESLRIEWQQWLPVCGLWLPLKVQGRTLGGWLLAREQAWQEGEAVLLAELSDAYAHAWQALQPRKPWWRGLFTFTALKSWAVAVILLLFIPVRLSVLAPAEVIAAQPTVIRAPLEGVVDTFQIQPNQAVAAEQLLLTLENTDIANRLEVSRKVLAVSEAEYRKTAQQAMFDADSKAEMTVLKGRMEQHAAEVEYLAEQLARSQIRAPHAGVAIFSDVHDWIGRPVALGERILNLADPTRVELEMRVPVADFIELADGAEAVMFLNIDPQHPLDAQVYALSYQAEVGTDQVLAYRVKARLAAADQLPRIGLKGTAKLYGQRVTLFYYLFRRPLSGLRQWLGL, encoded by the coding sequence GTGCAACAAGAAGACCCTCAGCAACGCCAGTTGCGGGGGCTGGCGCTGCTATTACAGCTGCAACGCAAGGCGCGTGCCGCCGAAGATTTAGCAGCCTTAGGTTTTGTCATAGTCAACGAGAGTCGCAGTTTGGTGGAATACCGTCAGGCCGCGCTGTGGCTGGATAGACCGATGCAGCCGGTGGCGGCGGTATCCGGTATCGCCCAACTCGACGCGCAGGCTCCTTATATTGTTTGGCTGAACGACGTTTGTCGGCGGCAGTTTCAAACCGGCAATAATTCCACTTATCAATTATTAAATGCCGATGATTTACCGGAGAGCTTGCGGATAGAGTGGCAGCAATGGCTGCCGGTCTGCGGTTTATGGCTGCCGCTGAAAGTTCAGGGGCGGACACTGGGCGGATGGCTGTTGGCGCGCGAGCAAGCGTGGCAGGAGGGTGAAGCGGTGTTGCTGGCCGAACTGAGCGATGCCTATGCCCATGCCTGGCAGGCTTTGCAGCCGCGTAAGCCCTGGTGGCGCGGTCTTTTCACGTTCACCGCTCTTAAAAGCTGGGCGGTTGCGGTAATTTTGCTGCTATTCATTCCGGTGCGACTGTCAGTGCTGGCCCCAGCCGAAGTGATTGCCGCCCAACCGACGGTGATTCGCGCGCCTCTGGAAGGCGTGGTCGACACCTTTCAGATTCAACCCAATCAAGCCGTCGCCGCCGAGCAATTGCTGTTGACGCTGGAGAACACAGATATTGCCAATCGCCTGGAAGTCTCACGCAAAGTATTGGCGGTATCCGAAGCCGAATACCGCAAGACCGCCCAGCAGGCTATGTTCGATGCCGACAGCAAGGCGGAAATGACGGTGCTGAAAGGCCGGATGGAGCAGCATGCAGCCGAAGTAGAGTATCTGGCGGAACAGTTGGCACGCTCGCAAATCAGGGCGCCGCATGCCGGCGTGGCAATATTCAGCGATGTACACGACTGGATTGGCCGGCCGGTGGCCTTGGGCGAACGGATATTGAATCTGGCCGATCCGACGCGAGTGGAACTGGAAATGCGGGTGCCGGTTGCCGATTTTATCGAACTGGCCGATGGTGCCGAAGCGGTGATGTTTTTGAACATTGATCCGCAACACCCACTGGATGCTCAGGTGTATGCGCTCAGCTATCAGGCCGAAGTCGGCACCGATCAGGTGTTGGCGTATCGGGTCAAGGCCCGCTTGGCGGCTGCCGATCAATTGCCGCGCATCGGTTTGAAAGGCACCGCCAAACTTTACGGCCAACGGGTGACGTTGTTTTATTACCTGTTTCGGCGACCGCTGTCCGGGTTGCGGCAATGGCTGGGGTTGTAG
- a CDS encoding efflux RND transporter periplasmic adaptor subunit has product MILRKSLYVWTLALLPALSLSNASAEPAPAQSSSVETEIRAQLMPRNETTLSAEVAAVIKDLTVREGERFKKGQVLVGFDCSIQQAQLQKAQATADGAGKTYDVNSRLSQLESVSSLEVDVAKAKLGEAKADIALTKAGLEKCRIHAPFDGRVAALKAHEHQHLKVGDPIMDVLDDSQLEIKLIVPSLWLRWLKPKQVFKVHIDELDRDYSAEVVTLGARIDPVSQTVSITGRVTGKHSELLAGMSGRALFPDKAH; this is encoded by the coding sequence GTGATTCTGAGAAAATCATTGTATGTATGGACGCTAGCCCTATTGCCCGCCTTGTCTTTGTCCAATGCCTCGGCCGAACCGGCTCCCGCGCAATCTTCGTCTGTCGAAACCGAAATCCGCGCCCAACTAATGCCACGCAACGAAACCACGCTGTCAGCGGAAGTGGCGGCGGTGATTAAAGATTTGACGGTGCGGGAAGGCGAGCGCTTTAAAAAAGGTCAGGTGCTGGTGGGTTTCGATTGCTCAATCCAGCAGGCACAGTTGCAAAAAGCCCAAGCTACGGCAGACGGTGCCGGCAAGACCTATGACGTCAATTCCCGGTTGTCGCAATTGGAGTCGGTCAGTTCGCTGGAAGTGGATGTGGCCAAAGCCAAGTTGGGTGAAGCCAAAGCCGACATCGCGCTGACCAAGGCCGGCCTGGAAAAATGTCGGATTCACGCACCGTTCGATGGTCGGGTCGCGGCGCTAAAGGCGCATGAGCATCAGCATTTGAAAGTGGGTGATCCGATCATGGATGTATTGGACGATAGCCAGCTGGAAATCAAATTAATCGTGCCGTCCTTGTGGCTGCGCTGGTTAAAACCAAAACAGGTATTTAAGGTGCACATCGACGAGTTGGACCGGGACTATTCGGCGGAGGTTGTGACCTTAGGTGCTCGCATCGATCCGGTGAGTCAAACAGTTTCGATCACTGGCCGGGTTACCGGCAAGCATAGCGAGTTGCTGGCGGGCATGAGCGGCCGGGCGCTGTTCCCGGATAAGGCGCATTGA
- a CDS encoding TolC family protein has translation MNSLKQELVMAKYLSILVYRSVPSLLAVAIGAVLLNGCSLAPAPLTQQERQSQIGSDQVKLFQQQEPVTGPLSLYQAMSRALKYNLDHRVKMMERAVAEGQATLARFDLLPDVVASAGYRSRDNFNASNSRSISTGRQSLETSTSQDRSRFMGDLSLRWNILDFGVSYFRAQQEGNKALVTAESRRKVSHNLMKDVRSAYWRALSAQRMTTRIQPVLAEAQHALALAEQAEAEKLRSPLDALRYRKSLLEIVRRLEGLLEQQQMAKSELAGLINLPPNQDFKLADDSVNPWPQVVKPQLGIDKMGDLALQLRPELRQEMYQTRIGSAEVKKAMLRLLPGVEVQLGGNYDSNSYLLNQSWGEIGTQISKNLFELLSAPQAIATAETQESLAHSRRLAAHMAILTQVHLAQQQLALADKQYQRSSELDDVNQKIHHHVLNSELTEAMSSVERIRVSVDSVLSELQRRQAYAESQDALGKLYVSLGFDPLPATMADDSVDTLANAIEAIDQEWNQGHYPVQATDDPQPENTSEAATGAGKS, from the coding sequence ATGAATTCATTGAAACAGGAACTGGTTATGGCTAAATATCTTTCAATACTCGTCTATCGGTCTGTCCCTAGCCTATTGGCGGTGGCTATCGGTGCAGTATTACTGAACGGTTGCTCGTTGGCGCCGGCACCGTTGACCCAGCAAGAGCGGCAAAGCCAGATCGGCAGCGATCAGGTCAAGCTGTTTCAACAGCAGGAGCCTGTGACCGGGCCGTTGAGCTTGTATCAGGCCATGTCGCGCGCCCTGAAATATAACCTCGATCACCGAGTCAAGATGATGGAGCGGGCGGTGGCGGAAGGCCAGGCAACCCTGGCGCGCTTCGATCTGTTGCCGGATGTGGTGGCCTCGGCCGGGTATCGAAGTCGGGATAATTTCAATGCCTCCAACAGCCGTTCGATTTCCACCGGTCGGCAATCGCTGGAAACCTCGACGTCCCAGGATCGTAGCCGTTTCATGGGCGATTTGAGTCTGCGCTGGAACATTCTGGATTTCGGGGTCAGCTATTTCCGCGCGCAGCAGGAAGGCAACAAGGCTTTGGTGACCGCCGAAAGCCGTCGTAAAGTCAGTCATAATTTAATGAAAGACGTGCGTAGTGCTTATTGGCGGGCGTTGAGCGCGCAGCGGATGACCACCAGGATTCAGCCAGTGTTGGCCGAGGCGCAACACGCCTTGGCACTGGCCGAACAGGCCGAGGCGGAAAAACTACGTTCACCGCTGGACGCGCTGCGTTATCGCAAAAGTCTGCTGGAAATTGTTCGCCGCCTGGAAGGACTGCTGGAACAGCAACAAATGGCCAAATCCGAATTGGCGGGTTTGATCAATTTGCCGCCCAATCAGGACTTTAAATTGGCGGACGATAGCGTTAATCCCTGGCCGCAGGTGGTTAAACCGCAATTGGGTATAGACAAAATGGGCGATTTGGCGCTACAGCTGAGGCCGGAACTACGGCAGGAAATGTATCAGACCCGCATCGGCTCAGCCGAAGTCAAAAAAGCCATGCTGCGTTTATTGCCCGGTGTGGAAGTGCAGCTGGGCGGCAATTACGATTCCAACTCTTATCTGTTAAACCAAAGTTGGGGTGAGATCGGTACGCAGATTTCCAAAAACCTGTTCGAATTGCTCTCCGCTCCGCAAGCGATCGCCACCGCCGAAACCCAGGAGTCCTTGGCGCATTCGCGGCGCTTGGCCGCGCACATGGCGATTCTGACTCAGGTTCATCTGGCGCAGCAACAGCTGGCCTTGGCGGACAAACAATACCAACGTAGCTCCGAACTGGACGACGTTAACCAAAAAATTCATCACCATGTACTGAATAGCGAGTTGACCGAAGCGATGAGTTCTGTGGAGCGGATTCGGGTGTCGGTCGATTCGGTATTGTCGGAATTGCAGCGCCGCCAGGCCTATGCCGAGTCTCAAGATGCCTTGGGCAAACTATATGTGTCCTTGGGTTTTGATCCGTTGCCGGCGACGATGGCAGATGACTCAGTCGATACCCTGGCCAATGCCATTGAAGCCATCGATCAGGAATGGAACCAGGGGCATTACCCGGTGCAAGCCACTGACGATCCGCAGCCGGAAAATACCAGCGAAGCAGCGACAGGGGCAGGCAAATCGTGA